A genomic window from Treponema maltophilum ATCC 51939 includes:
- a CDS encoding metallophosphoesterase has translation MKILCVSDQIDPLVYSSAAKDHFKDIDLVLCAGDLPMEYVDYIVSVLNKPTYFVFGNHNLEEFPYYHGKRDTSFIAPAAGDLTHAHGAVYAGFKVLRENKLLIAGTSGSIRYNNGECQYTDRQMFFSLLKMIPRLLYNKLRYGRYVDIFLTHSPPLGIHDKEDRCHRGFACFLWFLRKFKPAYMVHGHIHLYDLQEKRVTQWNATTVINAYSHYVIEFGGE, from the coding sequence ATGAAGATTCTGTGCGTTTCCGACCAAATCGATCCGCTTGTATACTCCTCGGCGGCAAAAGATCATTTTAAAGATATAGACTTGGTGCTGTGCGCCGGCGATTTGCCGATGGAATATGTGGACTATATCGTATCGGTGCTGAATAAGCCGACGTATTTTGTGTTCGGCAATCACAATTTGGAAGAATTTCCCTACTACCACGGAAAACGCGACACGTCTTTTATTGCGCCGGCTGCCGGCGATTTAACCCATGCGCACGGCGCCGTGTACGCGGGTTTTAAAGTGTTACGCGAAAACAAACTGCTTATAGCCGGAACGTCCGGTTCGATTCGCTACAATAACGGCGAATGTCAATACACCGACCGGCAAATGTTTTTTTCGCTTTTAAAAATGATTCCCCGCCTTTTGTATAACAAACTGCGCTACGGCCGCTATGTTGATATTTTTTTAACGCATTCCCCGCCTTTGGGAATTCACGACAAAGAAGACCGCTGTCATCGGGGCTTTGCGTGCTTTTTATGGTTTTTGCGCAAATTCAAACCGGCTTACATGGTTCACGGACACATTCACTTATACGATCTGCAGGAAAAACGCGTTACGCAGTGGAATGCAACCACCGTCATCAACGCATACAGTCATTATGTCATTGAATTCGGAGGGGAATGA
- a CDS encoding tetratricopeptide repeat protein — MAAFQIIIICILGAGAVLLAFFVGKSLLVPKRISSIQRLLKQGKTAAAIKVAKAIIASDSRDYKAHYYLGKAYLADNKPELALMEFRTVNQNAVFDTMDIPEKEFRKLSSELYARFNQDDEALQEYLLLTKLEPNNAENYYNAGVLFEKKNKTDQALGYYNLAIKANRRFGKAHAALGMILYRAKQYGEAKKEIDTALSLNPDMFSFYYYLGKILKDSKDYAGAVAAFEKALRDPEFRQRSLIERGSCYMAVNNVEKAVEEFDRAVKTSKDDASRETLYARYFLAGCYEIQRKIDLAIEQWQKIAEKNKNFRDVNAKLVEYRDLENNDSMKEYLTASAQVFGELCKSVAIKGFNCSPQSVSMTKSGCKIVAVDTQNENWRNVRQQLVVLVFYRDTNPVEDTELRSLVEEIKKQNYTKGVVCSSSGFTRSAMTFAETRPVELVGKDKLQQLLSKADV; from the coding sequence ATGGCTGCATTTCAGATAATTATTATTTGTATTCTCGGTGCCGGCGCGGTTCTTTTAGCTTTTTTTGTCGGTAAATCGTTGCTCGTTCCCAAACGGATAAGCAGTATTCAGCGGCTGCTCAAACAGGGAAAGACCGCTGCGGCAATAAAAGTGGCGAAGGCCATTATCGCAAGCGACAGCCGCGATTACAAAGCGCATTATTATTTGGGCAAAGCATACCTTGCCGACAATAAGCCCGAACTTGCCCTTATGGAATTCAGAACCGTAAATCAAAACGCGGTATTCGATACGATGGACATACCCGAAAAAGAATTCCGTAAATTGAGTTCCGAACTGTACGCGCGCTTTAATCAGGATGACGAAGCGCTGCAGGAATATTTATTGCTTACCAAGCTCGAACCGAACAATGCCGAAAACTATTACAATGCGGGCGTTTTGTTCGAAAAGAAAAATAAAACCGATCAGGCGCTCGGCTATTACAATTTGGCGATTAAAGCGAACAGGCGCTTCGGCAAAGCCCATGCGGCTCTCGGCATGATTCTATACCGTGCAAAGCAATACGGCGAAGCCAAAAAAGAAATAGATACCGCTCTTTCTTTAAATCCGGATATGTTCTCGTTTTACTACTACTTGGGAAAAATCTTAAAGGATTCCAAAGACTATGCGGGTGCGGTTGCCGCATTCGAAAAGGCGCTGCGCGATCCGGAATTCCGCCAGAGATCGCTTATAGAGCGCGGCTCGTGCTATATGGCGGTAAACAACGTTGAAAAGGCCGTCGAAGAATTCGACCGGGCCGTAAAAACGTCAAAAGACGACGCCTCCAGAGAAACCCTGTACGCCCGTTATTTTTTGGCAGGCTGTTACGAAATTCAGCGTAAAATAGATTTAGCCATCGAACAATGGCAAAAAATCGCGGAAAAAAACAAAAACTTCCGCGATGTAAACGCCAAGCTGGTTGAATACCGCGACCTTGAAAATAACGACAGCATGAAGGAATATTTAACGGCATCCGCTCAGGTTTTCGGTGAACTGTGCAAATCGGTTGCAATTAAGGGATTCAACTGTTCGCCCCAAAGCGTAAGCATGACAAAGTCGGGCTGTAAAATCGTCGCCGTCGATACGCAAAACGAAAACTGGCGCAACGTACGGCAGCAGCTTGTCGTACTCGTTTTTTACCGCGACACCAATCCGGTGGAAGACACCGAACTGCGCTCGCTCGTCGAAGAAATCAAAAAGCAAAATTATACTAAAGGCGTTGTATGTTCCAGTTCGGGCTTTACCCGTTCGGCGATGACTTTTGCGGAAACGCGGCCGGTCGAACTGGTCGGTAAAGACAAATTGCAGCAGCTTTTAAGCAAAGCGGACGTTTAA
- a CDS encoding tetratricopeptide repeat protein, which yields MHAQQSASFEQGAFAEGERMFRTNQPEKAIPLLQKALLEKKAAPSVYNYLGTAYMQTGNIRKALDVFLQGIEAAGTDKKSLYYNAGNASFLLADYAKAQEYFSLSLAADSSWAPSYLNRANTLVYLGKFREAIDDYGNYLALAPDSVQGSEIRRMIGVLNDELAFREREAARRAEEAERIKKEEERLQAERDRIAAEKARLEAEKAAAEAERRKKLLEEVSAALQAGSSTNVSAGTEGVLDYEYEEAELQ from the coding sequence GTGCATGCGCAGCAAAGTGCATCGTTTGAACAGGGCGCGTTTGCCGAAGGCGAAAGAATGTTCCGCACCAATCAGCCCGAAAAGGCCATCCCGCTTTTGCAAAAAGCGCTGTTGGAAAAAAAAGCCGCCCCTTCCGTCTATAACTATTTGGGGACCGCGTACATGCAAACCGGAAACATACGCAAAGCTTTGGACGTTTTTTTACAGGGCATTGAAGCTGCCGGTACCGATAAAAAGAGTTTATATTATAATGCGGGCAATGCTTCGTTTTTGCTTGCCGATTATGCCAAAGCGCAGGAGTATTTTTCGCTGTCGCTTGCAGCCGACTCTTCGTGGGCGCCGTCCTATCTGAATCGGGCAAATACGCTTGTGTATTTGGGAAAATTCCGCGAAGCGATAGACGATTACGGCAACTACCTTGCGCTGGCGCCCGATTCCGTTCAAGGATCCGAGATTCGGCGCATGATCGGCGTGCTGAACGATGAATTGGCTTTTCGGGAGCGCGAAGCTGCGCGCCGGGCCGAAGAAGCCGAACGCATTAAAAAAGAAGAAGAACGCTTGCAGGCGGAACGCGATCGCATAGCCGCCGAAAAAGCCCGCTTGGAAGCGGAAAAGGCCGCCGCCGAAGCGGAGCGCAGAAAAAAACTTCTTGAAGAAGTTTCCGCAGCATTGCAAGCCGGCTCGTCGACGAATGTTTCGGCCGGCACCGAAGGAGTATTGGATTATGAGTACGAAGAAGCTGAATTACAATAA
- a CDS encoding tetratricopeptide repeat protein, with translation MSTKKLNYNKEDWNRKWEKEPAGSSWDTLEEKPTRKRAPSKTDSSESSVSAKKSSSSVRTSARKTAGGTVSSGSGEKYAGIGSGMFAGSGTTRSGSADTESAGARASSAAFLGGSSFFGPPGGSDGSGTQSGAGGIGGANKPPKKDKKRVLAVIVIAAAVIALFSVTFIVASAVRGCRQKDGLNVLSSAERENTLTLVKRYIERGEYDRAMNLLDQLLIQNADDAEALALSDQILALKAGQKPKDGSVNNLSLDTSQIEKAVDRLAQENARAARENAKSAAALTEAMKKQEEQKRAEEERLAAQKRAQEQAAQEEAKRKAYEQELAKKNAELQKLIARINDEVASGKAGILSGRYDDGLKHFKTADSLLPQDQKEFSGGKLAEIAGVLSSAAQNEPDKNKQTLLKNEAVNYAKKSLALTPDNALSHYVLGKAAADAKNYQEALKEFTLAVQKDASNPLYFYELGKVQYTMKKYSEARSSFESSAKFDPSFYQAWFNAALAYNRLGRIDDAMGALRKAVSVNAQYDTAWLQLARFQVQKNDGSGAIASYNKVLGIDSSNIHALRELGSLYGTQQNYAEAEKYFRRALSYADKDPVTNYNLSTALFGQKKYDDALGYAQKAVSSDAQNAVYRYNLGLIHEALGHFDEAVKSYAASLKIDPNHVKANINLGKLYLDGGDIEGALAHLTKAVSLDKSSFEAVNNLAGAYLAKKDYDNAVTYFLAALKLEPRNETAKMNLAGAYASAKQYDAAKTLYTEILQRNQNNLEAYVELAKVCIALQDNAAAEKYLVTVQAKDASFRKAEVSSLLASIR, from the coding sequence ATGAGTACGAAGAAGCTGAATTACAATAAGGAAGATTGGAACCGCAAATGGGAAAAAGAGCCGGCCGGTTCTTCTTGGGATACGCTCGAAGAAAAACCGACGCGCAAAAGAGCCCCATCAAAAACGGACTCAAGCGAAAGCTCCGTGAGCGCAAAAAAGTCTTCATCGTCCGTGCGGACCTCTGCGCGTAAAACCGCCGGCGGGACTGTAAGTTCCGGCTCCGGAGAAAAATACGCCGGTATCGGAAGCGGTATGTTTGCCGGCAGCGGAACGACTCGTTCCGGCAGTGCCGATACCGAATCCGCGGGTGCGCGTGCATCAAGCGCCGCTTTTTTGGGCGGAAGCTCGTTTTTCGGGCCGCCCGGCGGTTCCGACGGTTCGGGTACTCAATCCGGCGCCGGCGGGATCGGGGGCGCAAACAAACCTCCTAAAAAAGATAAAAAGCGCGTTCTCGCCGTTATTGTAATTGCGGCGGCCGTCATTGCGCTTTTTTCGGTTACGTTCATCGTCGCTTCCGCCGTGCGCGGCTGTCGGCAAAAAGACGGACTGAATGTTTTAAGTTCCGCCGAGCGGGAAAATACGCTTACGCTCGTAAAGCGCTATATCGAACGCGGCGAATACGACCGCGCGATGAATCTGCTCGATCAATTGCTTATTCAAAATGCCGACGATGCCGAGGCGCTCGCTTTAAGCGACCAAATCCTTGCGCTCAAGGCCGGGCAAAAACCGAAAGACGGTTCCGTAAATAATTTGAGCCTCGATACGAGTCAAATCGAAAAAGCCGTCGACCGTTTGGCTCAGGAAAACGCACGGGCGGCGCGCGAAAACGCAAAGAGCGCGGCGGCTCTGACCGAAGCGATGAAAAAACAGGAAGAACAAAAGCGTGCCGAAGAAGAACGGCTTGCAGCGCAAAAACGCGCTCAGGAACAGGCCGCGCAGGAAGAAGCAAAACGCAAAGCATACGAGCAGGAATTGGCGAAGAAAAACGCGGAACTACAAAAGCTTATTGCGCGCATAAACGACGAAGTCGCATCGGGAAAAGCGGGCATACTTTCCGGCCGCTATGATGACGGCTTAAAGCATTTTAAAACCGCCGATTCCCTTCTTCCGCAGGATCAAAAGGAATTTTCCGGCGGAAAACTTGCCGAAATTGCGGGAGTTTTATCTTCGGCGGCGCAAAACGAACCGGATAAAAACAAACAAACGCTTTTGAAAAACGAAGCCGTCAATTATGCGAAAAAAAGTTTAGCGCTGACCCCCGACAATGCACTGTCGCACTACGTATTGGGAAAGGCCGCTGCCGATGCGAAAAATTATCAGGAAGCCCTGAAAGAATTTACGCTCGCGGTTCAAAAGGACGCTTCGAATCCTTTATATTTTTATGAATTGGGTAAAGTTCAGTATACGATGAAAAAATACAGCGAAGCGCGTTCTTCGTTCGAATCTTCGGCAAAATTCGATCCCTCGTTTTATCAGGCATGGTTCAATGCCGCCTTGGCGTACAACCGTTTAGGCAGAATCGACGATGCGATGGGGGCTTTACGCAAAGCCGTTTCGGTCAACGCCCAGTACGATACCGCATGGCTGCAGCTTGCACGCTTTCAAGTGCAAAAAAACGACGGCAGCGGGGCAATCGCTTCATACAACAAAGTGCTGGGAATAGATTCGTCGAACATACACGCTTTGCGCGAATTGGGCTCTTTGTACGGAACGCAGCAAAATTATGCCGAAGCCGAAAAATACTTCCGCCGTGCGCTGAGTTATGCCGACAAGGATCCGGTTACGAATTACAATTTGTCGACTGCCCTGTTCGGACAAAAAAAATACGACGATGCGCTCGGCTATGCCCAAAAGGCGGTATCCTCCGACGCGCAAAATGCCGTGTACCGGTACAACCTCGGTTTGATCCACGAAGCTTTGGGGCATTTTGACGAAGCGGTTAAGTCTTATGCCGCGTCGCTTAAAATCGATCCGAATCATGTTAAGGCGAATATCAACTTGGGCAAATTGTACCTCGACGGCGGCGATATAGAAGGCGCTTTGGCGCATTTGACAAAGGCCGTAAGTCTTGATAAAAGCAGTTTTGAAGCCGTCAACAACTTGGCCGGCGCGTATTTGGCAAAAAAAGATTACGACAATGCGGTAACGTATTTTTTAGCCGCTCTGAAGCTTGAACCGAGGAACGAAACGGCAAAAATGAATTTGGCCGGCGCTTATGCTTCGGCAAAGCAGTACGATGCGGCAAAAACGCTGTACACCGAGATTTTGCAGCGCAATCAAAACAACCTTGAAGCCTACGTGGAACTGGCGAAGGTGTGTATCGCGCTTCAGGACAACGCCGCGGCCGAAAAGTATTTGGTTACCGTGCAGGCAAAGGATGCTTCGTTCCGCAAAGCGGAAGTTTCTTCACTGCTCGCATCGATCCGTTAA
- the mutL gene encoding DNA mismatch repair endonuclease MutL — protein MSENDIEFRPVKTLVPEVARKIAAGEVIDRPCAVLREFLDNAVDSGASRITAEIESGGTSLIRVADNGCGMTKEDVELCALPHATSKIVSDGDLEHLTTLGFRGEALASIAAVSRLEITACRNGQAWHLETGPDNKQFIGPASLPAGTVAVCRGLFENFPARHRFLKRAQAETALCKQVFIDKSLPFPDRAFRLICDSKIRFDFPAGQTPVQRFCSALEMNENLPLFYEIRSHDGKNAAEHSADAENRAAKNVPQGAGAAAVSPASPAWSFSIILGESGMYRSDRKLMYVFVNGRRVQEYALLQAIDYGAEGYFPNGTHPIACLFLNIDSSLVDFNIHPAKKEVRFKDIGPVHHGISSAVRNFYRDLSIHELSRENVSEAAVKMSSDPMRFSKSSGATRAEPRNSALYGDFFNDGFFGSGKACEREHASDYADYTGSANGARSLAEAAFFNADRHTQIGNKAGENAAYDTAEVTDSAESAGTSAANNLRFIGSALGVFLIAEKDGDLYLVDQHAGHERLLFERFLETAGEKQALLVPLVIETASEDDDRYLESLVPSLHKAGFTMKNCGSGRWEVESVPIKWHGTERDLQKDLLDKRIAPDEIIRSIAATSSCRAAVKDGHVLDPLTAQRLLFDIFNLKDPHCPHGRPIWTKITKEELFRAVRRTE, from the coding sequence ATGAGTGAAAACGACATAGAATTCCGTCCCGTTAAAACGCTTGTGCCGGAGGTTGCGCGTAAAATAGCCGCCGGAGAGGTTATCGACCGCCCCTGCGCGGTTTTGCGCGAATTTTTGGACAATGCGGTGGATTCGGGCGCTTCGCGCATTACCGCCGAAATAGAATCGGGCGGCACAAGCCTTATCCGCGTTGCCGATAACGGCTGCGGCATGACAAAAGAAGACGTCGAACTGTGCGCCCTTCCCCATGCAACCAGCAAAATCGTTTCCGACGGCGACCTTGAACACTTGACGACGCTCGGCTTCCGCGGCGAAGCGCTTGCATCGATTGCGGCCGTCAGCCGTTTGGAAATTACGGCGTGCAGAAATGGCCAAGCGTGGCACCTCGAAACCGGGCCGGACAACAAGCAGTTTATAGGCCCCGCTTCCCTTCCCGCAGGAACCGTCGCCGTGTGCCGCGGTTTGTTTGAAAACTTTCCCGCACGGCACCGTTTTTTAAAACGGGCACAAGCGGAAACCGCTTTATGCAAACAGGTATTCATCGACAAAAGTCTCCCCTTTCCCGATAGAGCATTCCGCCTCATTTGCGATTCCAAAATCCGCTTCGACTTTCCCGCGGGGCAAACGCCCGTGCAGCGTTTTTGCAGCGCGCTTGAAATGAACGAAAACCTTCCGCTGTTTTACGAAATACGCTCGCACGACGGTAAAAATGCCGCCGAACATTCCGCAGACGCCGAAAATCGGGCCGCAAAAAATGTGCCGCAGGGAGCCGGTGCGGCCGCCGTTTCCCCCGCCTCGCCCGCGTGGTCCTTTTCGATTATTTTGGGCGAAAGCGGCATGTACCGCAGCGACCGCAAACTCATGTACGTATTCGTAAACGGAAGACGCGTTCAGGAATACGCCCTTTTGCAGGCAATCGATTACGGCGCCGAAGGATATTTTCCGAACGGAACTCATCCGATCGCCTGTTTGTTTTTAAACATCGATTCGTCCCTTGTGGACTTCAACATTCACCCGGCAAAAAAAGAGGTGCGCTTTAAAGATATCGGCCCCGTCCATCACGGCATAAGTTCCGCCGTGCGCAATTTTTACCGCGATCTAAGCATCCATGAGCTTTCGCGCGAAAACGTAAGCGAAGCGGCCGTAAAAATGTCCTCCGACCCGATGCGGTTCTCCAAATCATCCGGTGCGACCCGCGCCGAACCGCGGAACTCTGCTTTGTACGGCGATTTTTTTAATGACGGCTTTTTCGGATCCGGGAAAGCCTGCGAACGGGAACACGCTTCCGATTATGCCGATTATACGGGATCCGCAAACGGTGCGCGTAGCCTTGCCGAAGCCGCCTTTTTTAACGCAGACCGCCACACGCAAATCGGCAACAAAGCCGGTGAAAACGCGGCGTACGATACGGCCGAAGTCACGGACTCAGCCGAAAGCGCCGGCACAAGTGCAGCGAACAACCTGCGCTTTATCGGCTCGGCATTGGGCGTTTTTTTAATAGCCGAAAAAGACGGCGATTTATACCTTGTCGATCAACATGCCGGACATGAGCGCCTTCTTTTCGAACGGTTTTTGGAAACGGCCGGAGAAAAACAGGCGCTTCTCGTTCCCCTCGTTATAGAAACGGCAAGCGAAGACGACGACCGCTACCTTGAGTCGCTTGTTCCTTCATTGCATAAAGCGGGCTTTACGATGAAAAATTGCGGATCGGGGCGCTGGGAAGTAGAATCGGTGCCGATAAAATGGCACGGAACGGAACGCGATCTGCAAAAAGATTTGCTGGACAAGCGCATCGCCCCGGACGAAATAATCCGCTCGATCGCGGCGACCAGCTCGTGCAGGGCGGCCGTGAAAGACGGACACGTTTTGGATCCGCTTACCGCACAACGGCTTTTATTCGACATATTCAATTTAAAAGATCCGCACTGCCCTCACGGCCGCCCGATTTGGACAAAGATTACAAAAGAAGAATTGTTCCGTGCCGTGCGCCGCACCGAATAA
- the xseB gene encoding exodeoxyribonuclease VII small subunit produces the protein MKNFEQRLERLEQLGTEIKKTDIKLEDALKLFEEGITLAKGMEKELDKIEGKIQQLINRPTEIDEKPELDLFSSLNDE, from the coding sequence ATGAAAAATTTCGAACAAAGACTTGAACGGCTTGAACAGCTCGGAACGGAAATAAAAAAAACGGACATCAAACTCGAAGATGCGTTGAAACTTTTTGAAGAAGGCATCACGCTTGCAAAGGGCATGGAAAAAGAATTGGATAAAATCGAGGGAAAAATTCAGCAGCTTATAAACCGTCCGACGGAAATCGACGAAAAGCCGGAACTCGATTTATTCAGTTCGCTGAACGACGAATAA
- the xseA gene encoding exodeoxyribonuclease VII large subunit, with protein METQVFSVTQITEILKELIETSFSALTVEGEISNYRPSSTGHIYFTLKDETSAIQAVLFKGKARTLPFVPRDGMKVRVSGSLSVYALRGSYQIVVERMEEAGAGDILKLIEERKQKLAAEGLFDSAKKRPLPFFPACVGVVTSPTGAALRDILQITKRRNPKVSVTVLPCAVQGADAAEQIASQIKRANMFSLADVLIVGRGGGSLEDLLPFSEEAVVRAVAASSIPTVSAVGHEIDWALSDFAADVRAPTPSAAAELTVPVLDDIIHNIAATKSALCDAVKSRVQNMRLLVKSFSAENLELRFRTVEQPLLQRFDDAKEALLASVQTRVDEAKRRIDLARRDLEAANPHSILARGYSVVTDAATGQVIRDANQTKEGQNLVVRPAKGSVNVVVATKEKAALASL; from the coding sequence ATGGAAACGCAGGTTTTCAGCGTAACGCAGATTACCGAAATTCTTAAAGAGCTTATCGAAACCTCGTTTTCGGCGCTGACCGTTGAAGGCGAGATTTCGAACTATCGGCCTTCCAGCACGGGACACATCTATTTTACGCTCAAAGACGAAACATCGGCCATTCAGGCGGTACTGTTTAAAGGGAAAGCGCGAACGCTGCCCTTTGTTCCCCGCGACGGAATGAAAGTGCGCGTAAGCGGTTCGCTTTCGGTATATGCGCTTCGCGGAAGCTATCAAATCGTTGTTGAGCGCATGGAAGAAGCCGGTGCGGGCGATATCCTTAAATTGATCGAAGAGCGCAAACAAAAACTTGCAGCCGAGGGTTTGTTCGACAGCGCAAAAAAGCGCCCCCTGCCCTTTTTCCCCGCATGCGTCGGCGTTGTAACAAGCCCGACCGGAGCCGCCCTGCGCGACATTTTGCAAATTACAAAACGGCGTAATCCCAAAGTGTCGGTTACCGTGCTGCCCTGCGCCGTGCAGGGAGCCGATGCGGCCGAACAAATCGCTTCTCAAATAAAGCGCGCAAATATGTTTTCTCTGGCGGACGTTCTGATTGTCGGACGCGGAGGCGGTTCGCTCGAAGACCTTTTGCCCTTTTCCGAAGAAGCCGTCGTACGCGCCGTTGCCGCATCTTCAATTCCGACCGTATCGGCTGTCGGGCACGAAATCGACTGGGCTTTAAGCGATTTTGCCGCGGACGTGCGCGCCCCCACTCCTTCTGCGGCGGCCGAACTGACGGTTCCCGTACTCGACGACATTATTCATAATATCGCGGCAACAAAAAGCGCCTTATGCGACGCGGTAAAAAGCCGTGTACAAAATATGCGCCTTTTGGTAAAATCGTTTTCCGCGGAAAACCTCGAGCTTCGTTTCAGAACCGTCGAACAGCCGCTTTTGCAGCGTTTTGACGACGCAAAGGAAGCTTTGCTCGCATCCGTGCAAACCCGCGTCGATGAGGCGAAGCGACGCATCGATCTTGCGCGGCGCGATTTGGAAGCGGCAAATCCGCACAGTATTTTGGCGCGCGGGTACTCGGTCGTTACCGACGCCGCGACGGGACAAGTGATCCGCGACGCAAATCAAACAAAAGAAGGACAAAACCTTGTTGTGCGTCCCGCAAAGGGAAGTGTAAACGTCGTCGTTGCGACAAAAGAAAAGGCGGCGCTCGCCTCGTTGTAA
- a CDS encoding glycoside hydrolase family 13 protein, with the protein MFFTPKSKKRTETQNGLPWWKTRTVYQIYPRSFCDSNGDGIGDLKGIISKLDYLADLGIGIIWLSPVYCSPNDDNGYDISDYRNIHPDFGTLSDMKRLISEAKKRDIKIVMDLVINHTSDEHEWFKQSRSGVDDPYRDYYIWQSGKDGKMPNNWTSFFSGPVWEKDETTGQYYLHLFSKKQPDLNWKNPKVMREIQSILKYWLDMGIAGFRCDVINVIYKTSLKNGKKRLILTGREHYLSQQGCHSILRELRRTVFSNYDCFTVGETVLVTPAMANDLCGESRGELDMVFSFAHMDADSINNKWLKIPFKPERLFSVLAKWQNEVGWNANYFENHDQPRTVSRYGSFTGSLDELNKPGAKDALERFAKLTACMLFTLKGTPYVYEGQELGMTNGGFTRIEDFRDLETFNIYRLMRKMHFPEKTAWKLILKTSRDNARTPMQWSAEKEAGFTTGKPWIGVNENYRYINAQEQRARPDSVFAFYKTLIALREQSPALLNGAFKRIKSPKNVFAYTRTLSEQNCLVLLNFNAKDVRLNKELQTFLASRAVKILCANTEHDPASGILQAHQACIMEYR; encoded by the coding sequence ATGTTTTTTACTCCGAAATCGAAAAAAAGAACCGAAACGCAAAACGGACTTCCGTGGTGGAAAACGCGGACGGTGTATCAGATTTATCCGCGCAGCTTTTGCGATTCGAACGGCGACGGCATAGGCGACCTTAAAGGCATTATTTCAAAACTCGATTATCTTGCCGACTTGGGCATAGGAATCATTTGGCTTTCGCCGGTGTATTGTTCCCCGAACGACGACAACGGGTACGATATCAGCGATTACCGCAATATCCACCCGGACTTCGGAACGCTTTCGGACATGAAGCGCTTAATTTCCGAAGCGAAAAAACGCGACATAAAAATCGTCATGGACTTGGTTATAAATCATACGTCCGACGAACACGAATGGTTTAAACAAAGCCGCAGCGGCGTCGACGATCCGTACCGCGACTATTACATTTGGCAAAGCGGCAAAGACGGCAAAATGCCGAACAACTGGACAAGCTTTTTCAGCGGACCGGTGTGGGAAAAAGACGAAACGACCGGCCAATACTACCTGCACCTTTTTTCGAAAAAACAGCCCGATTTGAACTGGAAAAATCCCAAAGTAATGCGGGAAATTCAAAGTATTTTAAAATACTGGCTCGACATGGGCATTGCGGGCTTCCGCTGCGACGTTATAAACGTCATTTACAAAACGAGTTTAAAAAACGGCAAAAAGCGGCTCATTCTCACCGGACGGGAACACTATCTCTCGCAGCAAGGCTGCCACAGTATTTTACGCGAACTGCGGCGCACCGTTTTTTCGAACTACGACTGCTTTACCGTCGGCGAAACCGTGCTCGTAACGCCTGCGATGGCGAACGATTTGTGCGGCGAAAGCCGCGGCGAATTGGACATGGTCTTTTCGTTTGCCCACATGGATGCCGACAGTATAAACAACAAGTGGCTTAAAATTCCGTTCAAACCCGAAAGGCTTTTTTCCGTCCTTGCAAAATGGCAAAACGAAGTCGGCTGGAACGCAAACTATTTTGAAAACCACGACCAGCCGCGCACGGTAAGCCGCTACGGCTCTTTTACCGGAAGTCTTGACGAATTGAATAAACCGGGCGCAAAAGACGCACTCGAGCGCTTTGCCAAATTGACCGCCTGTATGCTTTTTACGCTGAAAGGAACGCCGTACGTATACGAAGGTCAGGAATTGGGCATGACAAACGGCGGCTTTACGCGCATCGAAGATTTCCGCGATCTTGAAACATTCAACATTTACCGCCTTATGCGCAAAATGCATTTTCCCGAAAAGACGGCATGGAAGCTGATTTTAAAAACATCGCGCGACAACGCGCGCACGCCCATGCAGTGGTCGGCGGAAAAAGAAGCGGGTTTTACAACGGGAAAACCGTGGATCGGCGTAAACGAAAACTATCGGTATATAAACGCGCAGGAACAAAGGGCGCGGCCCGATTCCGTATTCGCCTTTTACAAAACGCTCATCGCGCTCCGTGAACAAAGTCCCGCCCTTTTGAACGGCGCGTTCAAACGCATAAAAAGCCCCAAAAACGTGTTCGCGTATACGCGCACGCTTTCGGAGCAAAACTGCCTGGTGCTGCTGAATTTTAACGCAAAAGACGTGCGCTTAAACAAGGAGTTACAAACCTTTCTTGCCTCGCGCGCGGTAAAGATCCTGTGCGCCAACACGGAACACGATCCCGCATCCGGCATTTTGCAAGCGCACCAAGCGTGCATTATGGAATACCGGTAG